The window GTGCCTCGACGAGGGCGGCAAGCCGGTTCCGGCCGGCACGATGGGCGCGATCGTCGCCAAATTGCCGCTGCCGCCCGGCGCGCTGCCGACGCTCTGGCATGACGATGCCCGCTTCCGCAGCGCCTATCTCGAGACCTATCCCGGCTTCTACAACACCTCGGATGCCGGCTTCATCGACGCGGACGGCTATGTCTTCATCATGGGCCGCACCGACGACATCATCAATGTCGCCGGCCACCGGCTCTCGACCGGCGGCATGGAGGAGGTGCTGGCCTCGCATCCGGCCGTGGCGGAATGCGCCGTGGTCGGCATCAGGGACGTGCTCAAGGGCGAGCAGCCCTGCGGCTTCGTCGTGATGAAGGCGGGCGTCACGCAGTCGCCGGCCGAGGTCGAGAAGGAACTGGTCGGCCTGGTGCGCGACAAGATCGGCCCCGTCGCCGCCTTCAAGCTCGCGATCACCGTGGCGCGCCTGCCGAAAACGCGCTCCGGCAAGATCCTGCGCGCGACGATGAAGAAGATCGCCGATGGCGAGGAGTACGCCATGCCGGCGACGATCGAGGATCCGGCGGTGCTGGCTGAGATCGGCGTGGTGCTGAAGGGCAGGGGGCTGGGCTGAAGGCGCCGCCGCGCAGTTCGACGAAAGTACAACTTTACGTTGCTTTAAATAGAATCGTTCAGGATCGCAGGCGCTTATCCCGCCGGATTTAAACGATGGCGTTTCGCCCACGCATCGGACTGCTGGCCCTGGCGATCGGTGCGCTGCTCGCGCCGATCGGCGTCGTCCTTGCGCCGCGCGACGGCGCGACCGTTCTCGTCCTCGCCGCAAGCTCTGCCGCAGCCGCGGAGGCGGTGAGCCTTGCTGACGGTGTCATCCTCGCACCGGTTGGCCGTTTCGGACTGCTGGCGCGTTCGCAATCTCCCGGCTTTTCGACGCGCCTCTACAGCTCCGGCGCCGCGCTCGTCCTGGCAGGGCTGGGCGGTGGCTGTTCCGGCCAAGCGCGCGATCCCCTCATCTCAGCGAGACGGTCCCCATGAGCCAGAGCCTCGAGACGTTCCGCCGGGCGTTCGCCGCACCGCTGATGACAGGGCAGTGGCTGCTGGTGCCGGCGACCTGCGCCGTCGCCTGGTTTGCCGGTCATCCGGCGCTCATCGCGATCGGGCTGGTCTCGACCCTGCTGGCTGCAGCGACGATGCTGGCCTGGCGCTCTGATGGGATCGGCCTTGCGACCCGCGTGATCTCGACCATCGCGATCAACGGGCAGGTGGCGCTACTGGTCTTTGCCGCCGAGGGCACGCGCTACCAGATCGACCTGCACATGGCCTTCTTCGCCGCGCTCGCGGTGATGACGGCCTGGTGCTGCTGGCGCTCGATCCTGGCGGCGACGGTGGTGGTGGCGGTGCATCACCTCGTGCTCAATTTCGCCTATCCGGCGGCGGTGTTTCCCGATGGCAGCGAGTTCGCCCGCGTCGTCGTCCATGCGGTCATCCTGCTGGCCGAGGCGGGCGCGTTGATCTGGATCGCGCACCGGCTCGCCGCTGCGCTCGTCCAAGCCGATGATGCTGCCTCGACGGCGCTGCTCAACCAGGAGCGGGCGGAAACGCTGCGGCACGACAGTGAAGCGAGCGAGACCGAGCGAGCCGCGATCGAAGCGCATTTGCTCGAAGCCGTCGCTGGCGTCGTCGATGCGGCCAAGCGCGGCGATTTCTCGGCCCGGACCATCCGCACCGACGATCTCGGCCGCTTCAGTACATTGGTGAGCGGCATCGATGAACTGACGCAGGCCTGCGAATCCTTCCTGGACGAGGCCGACCGTGCGCTCTCGGCGCTGGCCGACGGCGATCTCGGCACACGGATGTCGACCGGCTTCGAGGGGCGGCTGGCGGCCGTTGCCGGCAATTTCAACCGCTCGGCCGAGGCTCTCGCCGGAGCGCTGTCGGCGGTGGCGAGCAATGCTGTGCAGACGCGCAGCGCCGCCGAGGACATCCTCTCGGCGACGCTCGACCTGTCGCAGCGCGGGCAGAGCCAGGCCAATGCGATCCAGGACACCTCCAGCGTGATCGAGGAGATCGCTGCGACGGTGCGCCAGACCTCCGACATCGTCCAGACGGCGGCGCGCAAGGCTCGCGCCACCGCCGATGATGCCGGCGCCGGCGTCGCTGTCGCGGGCCGCGCGGTCGAGGCGATCGACAGGATCGACCAGCAGGCGCGCCGGATCGTCGATATCGTCGAGGTCATGGACGGGCTCGCCTTCCAGACCAATCTCCTGGCGCTGAACGCCTCGGTCGAGGCGGCGCGGGCGGGCGAGGGCGGGCGCGGCTTTGCGGTGGTCGCGACCGAGGTGCGACGGCTTGCCCAGCAATCCGCGGATGCGGCGCGCGATGTCCGGGCGCTGATCAGCGAAACCAAGGTCCATGTCGACGAGGGCGTGAAGCTGGTCCGCGAGGCAGGCGCCAGCCTCACCACCATTTCCAGCGAGGTCGAGGAGGTCGCTCAGGCCTTCGGCGAGATCAGCCAGGCGACGGCGGAGCAATCGCAGGGCGTTGGCGCAATCGAGCGAGCGCTCGTCGAGATCGATGCCGCCACCCAGGACAATGCCCAAGCGGCGGCGCGCACCGCTGCGGCCGGACGCGGCATGGCCGAGGCGGCCGAGGCGGTCGCAAAACTGGCGGGGGGCTTCAGGCTCGGCGGCGCGCAGGATCACGCAAGAGTGCGCCGGGCCGCCTGAGCGGCGCGTCCGCGATCAGAACCCCAGCGCGGCGCCGTTCCAGCGCAGCAGCCGCGCCGGCAACTCCAGCCGCATCAGGTCTTCGCCGACGATCAGCGGCCCGGCATAGCCGCCAGCGCGAACCTCGGCGAAGAGTGCCGCCGTATCGGCTCCCGGCGGGACGATATGGGTCAGCGCCAGCGCCTTGACGCCGGCGCGCTCGGCAAGGCCAGCCACAACCGCCGGCGTCATGTGATAGCTCTGGACCGAAGCGACGGTCTCGGCCGAGCGGACACCGGCGGTGACGGGCATCTGGCTGTCGATGAAGACCTCGCAGACGAGGAGGTCGCAATCCCGGGCGGCCTGCTTCAGCGAGGGCGTCAGGCGGGTGTCGCCGGAGAAGACGATGCGGCTGCCGTTCGCCGACAATGACAATCCGAAGGCTGGCTCGACCGGCTTGTGATCGACGAGGAAGGCCTCGATCGCAAGAGCGCCCAGTCCCGCGATCGGGCCTTCGCGCAATTCCTCGAAGACGACCTCGAGGCCGGTCGCATCCGGACGTTTCTCGAAGGCGATGCGCAAGGCGCGCTCGCGGGCGAAGGCTTGGTATTGGCCGCGCATATTGGCGAGCGCCGGCTCCGGCGCGATCACCCGCCAGGGTCGGTTCCGACCCTGGTGCCAGGACGAGATGACGAGCTGGTAGAAATCGACCAGATGGTCGGAATGCTCATGCGTGACGATGAGCGCATCGATCTGCGCCCCGGCATGGCCGGCGGCGACGAGGCGCTGGCTGACGCCGGAACCGCAATCGATCAGAACCTTGACACCACCCGCCTCGACGAGATGAGCCGGGCCGGCGCGGCGCAGGCTGACCGGCGGTGCTCCGGTGCCAAGGAAGGTGAAGGCGAGATCAGTGGTCACAGTCACTCGCCTTCAGCTCTGGTCCGGTCAGCAGAACTCAGTAGCCGCCGTCGTCGTCCTCGTCGGCCGGGCGCTTGAGCTGCTTCAGCTTGGCGAAGACGGAGTCGACGTCGATCTTCTCCTCCTCCTCGCGCTTCGGCCGGCTCATATCGGCGAAGGGCTGCGAGGCGGGCGCCGGCTCCGGCGCGGTCGTGACCTCGGCGGGGAGCAGGGTCGAGCCGGTGTCCTGCACGACCATGGCCGGACGATCCTTGGCGGCGCGTCCCACCTCGAAATCGAGATCGATCTGCGAGGCCAGGCCGAGGCTGACCGGGTCGATAGGCTGCAGCTGCTGGGCGTTCCAGTGCGTGCGGTCGCGAATCTGGGCGATGGTCGTCTTGGTCGTGCCGATCAGGCGGATGATCTGCGCGTCTTTGAGCTCGGGATGGTTGCGCAGCAGCCAGAGGATCGCGTTCGGCCGATCCTGGCGCTTCGAGACGGGGGTATAGCGCGGCCCCTTGGTGCGCTTGATCTCCGGCACCTTGACCTTGCGCTCGGCGAGTTTGAGCTGATGCGCCGGGTTCTTGGCGGCGCGCTCGAGCTCCTCGCGGGTGAGCTGGCCGGAGGTGATCGGGTCGAGGCCCTTGATGCCGGCTGCGACTTCGCCGTCGGCGATGCCGCGCACCTCGAGCGGGTGCAGTTTGCAGAACTCGGCGATCTGCTCGAAGGTCAGCGAGGTGTTCTCGACCAGCCAGACCGCAGTGGCTTTCGGCATCAGCGGCGTTTGTGACACGGGCCGTCTCCTGGAATGTCGCGGGCAATAGCTCTCAGGCGCCGACCGGCCGCCCCGGCCGGTCATCCAAATCATCGACGATGAGGAGGATGGCGCGCCTTATAGGCAAAGCCGTGATCGCTGTCCATGGAAAGCAGAAGGGCTGTTATCACACAGTCAGCACGATCTTGCCGATATGGGCGTTGCTCTCCATCAGCGCGTGCGCCTGTGCGGCCTGTTCCAGCGGGAAGCGGGCGTGGATCACCGGCTTGCAGCGCCCTTCCGTCAGCAGCGGCCAGACCTTCTCCTCGAGCTCACGCGCGATCGCAGCTTTTTCGGCGATCGTGCGCGGTCGCAGGGTCGAACCGGTATGGGTCAGGCGTTTCATCATCAGGCGGCTGAAATTGACCTCGGCCTTCGGCCCGTTGAGGAAGGCGATCTGGACGATGCGGCCGCTTTCGGCGGCGGCATCGTAGTTGCGGTTGATGTAGTCGCCGCCGACCATGTCGAGGATCAGGTTGACGCCGCGCCCGCCGGTCGCGGCCTTCGCTGCGGCGACGAAATCCTCAGTGCGGTAATTGATGGCGTGGTCGGCGCCGAGGTCGCGGCAGGCGGTGCATTTTTCGTCCGATCCGGCGGTGGCCAGCACGGTCGCGCCGAAGGCCTTGGCGAGCTGGATCGCCGTGGTGCCGATGCCCGAGGTGCCGCCATGCACCATGAAGCTCTCGCCCTTCTTCAAGCCGCCGCGCTGGAAAACATTGGTCCAGACAGTGAAATAGGTCTCCGGGATCGCGCCGGCTTCCTCCAGCGACAGCCCGGCGGGAATCGGCAGGGCATTGTCCTCATGGACCACGGCATATTGGGCATAGCCGCCGCCGGCGACGAGCGCGCAGACCTGATCGCCGACCTCGTAGCGCGACACGCCTTCGCCGAGGGCGACGATCCGGCCGGCGATCTCAAGGCCCGGAATGTCGGAGGCGCCGGGGGGCGGAGCATAGCCGCCCATGCGCTGCAGCACGTCGGGCCGGTTGACGCCGGCGACCGCGACATGGACCAGGATCTGGCCGGGACCCGGCTGCGGCACCGGGCGCTGCTGGGCTTTAAGGACCTCCGGGCCGCCGGGGGCATCGAAGCCGATGGCGGTCATCATCGCGGGCAGGGTGGCGGTCGATTGGGTGGTCATGGGCATCTCCTCGCCTGTGGTGCTGGCGTTCGCCTCCGATTAAGCTCGCGTATCCGGAGGATGCAAGGCGAGGCTACGATGGCTGGATTTCTCGACGACGACCGCCCGGTGCCGAAGCGGGCTCACGAGATCGGGCAGGACCTGTCGCAGCTCGCCGTCGCCGAGCTCGACGAGCGTATCGCGATCCTTGAAGCGGAGGTCGCGCGGCTGCACGAAGCGCGGGAGAAGAAGGCGGCGTCACGCTCCGCTGCCGATGCCTTCTTCAAGGCGAAGGCCTGAGGCGAAACCGCGGCCGTCAACCGCGAAGGCAGGGCCGGCAGCACTTGGCGGGCGGTTGAGTCTTTCATGCCACGCGACAAGATGCGCCAGCCGATGAACGGATATTCATCTTCGCGTCGAGAGCCGAAGCGCCTATCCTGAGGACGTGGACAGAAGGCGGCGAGGTGCTGCTCCCCAGTGTCGATGCGAATGCCTCGGCCGGGCCACTTCCGACAATGACAGCAGGTGGAGGATGCCGACGCGACAGCTTGCGCTGCCCGGGTGGCGCGCCTGCCTTTCGACAGGAGAGAGACGATGCGCTTCGTCGCGCTCGCCATTGCCTTGCTCGCCGCCGCTCCAGCTTTCGCTGACGAAGACATCGCCAATCTCGGCTTGCGCGAGGACGGCGGAAAGCCGCTGGCCGCCCTGCAGCTGCGCTGGCCGCAGACCGTCGTGGTCATGCAGGTGCCGGTCGCGGTGCTTGGCGGTCACAGCATCGAGATCCGGCGTGAGCTCGCGCCCAGCATCAGCCTTGGCGGGACCTATCGCTACTCGCTCGGCGAGCGCTTCGTGAGCGAGCGTTTCGGCCTGAGGCTGACGGTCACGCGCTAGCATCCAAATTCGGGTCAGGATCGTTCGAATTTGTCGCATTTTCGGGCGGTGTTAACGGTCGCTTAACGATTCCAAAGTATGAATCGCATCATCCAGTTTGTCTGGATGTCGAGTGGCTCCTGCCCACTCTGTTTGACGCCTCCCTGTTGACCTTCGAGCCGCCTTCGGGGCGGCTCTTTTTTTTGCCTCAGCCCGGATTTCCGGGCGAGGCGAGGGCGTCACCGGGCCGGACCATGGCACCGTTAACCTTAACGACACGTTACCGCGGCGCAGACAACGCTGTGGCGTTATCCTTGCGATGTCCCGGCAGGAGTCGGCGTCGCGTCTTTCGATCGCGCGCCATTGTGCCGATTGGAGACAGGGTATGACCGATTTGACCATGCTGAGGCCCGAGGCCGAGGACGGCGCGATCTCGTTTGCGCGCGGCTTCGTCAAATCGGACGCGTTCATGCAGCTGTTCCGCGAGGGGATGGGGCTGGTCGAGGCAACCGCTTCCTATCTCGATGGCGACGGGCGGGCCGAGTCGGCGGCGCTGCCGCGCGAGGTCTCGCTGACTTATGCGACCGAGAGCATGCGCCTGACGACGCGTCTGATGCAGATCGCATCCTGGCTTCTGGTGCAGCGCGCCGTTGCCGAGGGCGAGATGAGCGCCGATCAGGCGCGCAACGAGCACAATAAGGTGCGCATCGCCGAGTCGATGCTGCAGCCGACCAGCGCCGAGGCCGAACGCCTGCCGCAGCGCCTGCGCGACCTCGTCGCCCGTTCGGTCCGCTTGCAGGAGCGCATCCGCAATCTCGATGAGCAGATGTCCGGCACGGGCCGACCCGTCGCGGCGAATCCGGTGCGCGGCCAGCTCGAAAGCCTGCAGGCGCGGCTCGGCCTGCTGCGCTGAGAGCCGCCTTGGCCGCCATTCAGGTGGCCGGCTGCGCCAAGCTTGCCCCGGATATCCACTGCGCAGACCGCTGCGCGGGGCGCAAAGCGCCCAAAGCGCTTTCCACGGTCATATTTGTTAAACTAGGCTTCCGAATCGGATGAGCCGGCTCCAGCCGGCCTGCAGAGGAAGAAGCGTGGCGTCTCCAGGACTGGATCACGCCCTGTCGCGCCTCGAAAGCGCGCTCGGCCAACTCGAAGCAGCCGCTCGCAGGCGGCTAGAGGTCGAGCGTGGCCGGGCCAATCTCGAAACAGAACTCACCTTGATGCAGGACGATCGTGCCCGCCTCGCTGTCGAGCTTGACGGCGCGATGGCCCGAGTCGGACAGGTCCAGGGTGTCGCGGAAGAGGTCGACCGCAAGCTCGATCGCGCCATGACGGCGCTCACCGAGCTGATCGCGCGTGTCGAAGTCCGCCCTGACGAAGAAGCCGAACAGGACGCCTGATGCCCCAGGTCAACGTCACCATCTCCGGCAAGGCCTACCGCATGGCGTGCGGCGAGGGCGAGGAGCCGCATCTGGAGGCGCTCGCGCAGCTCTATGACGGCAAGATCGAGGAGATGCGCCAGGCCTTCGGCGAGATCGGCGACATGCGCCTGCATGTCATGGCGGCGCTGATGGTCGCCGACGAGGTCAGCGAGCTGAAGAAGAAGGTCGAGACGCTCGAAGGCCGGCTGCAATCGATCGAGGGCGATGCGGGTACCGCCGACCAACGCGCTGGCGAGGTCGAAGAGAAGGCGGCAGCCGCTCTCGTCGCTGCCGCCGAGCGCATCGAGGGGGTGGCACGGAGCCTGCTGCCGGGGCAGACGGGGTAAGCGGGGGCGCCGAACAAGCGCGGGGAACCCTCCGCGGTCGTTTCGCGCTACAACTTCTCCCCAGCCCGCCTTTGCAATTCCTCAATCATGCCTGACTGACGCTCGCAGCTGTGATGAGTCGATGAAGGCAGGGACGATGAGCGACAGGGTGCGGGTGGCGGTTCTCCTCGGTGGCAAGTCGGCCGAGCACGAGGTTTCGCTGATGTCTGCCACCAATGTGGTCAAGGCAATCGACAAGGCGAAGTACGACGTCGTGCCGATCCTGATCACCAAGGCCGGGCAATGGCGCGAGCTCGAATTGCAAAACGGCGTCCTGCCCGATCCGATTCCGCAGGATGGTGCTGAGATCTGCCTGCTGCCCGGCGGAGGCGGACGCCTGCTGCGCCTGCAGGACGGGGCGGCGCCGCAGACGCTCCAGAAGATCGACGTGCTCTTCCCGGTGCTGCACGGTCTTGATGGCGAGGATGGCTCGGTCCAGGGTCTGGCCGCGGTCGCCGGCATCCCGCTGGCGGGCTGCGGCATCGTCGGCTCGGCCAATGCGCTCGACAAGGACATCGCCAAGCGGCTGCTGCGCGAGGCCGGCCTCGGCGTTGCCCGTTCGCTCACCATTCGCCAGG is drawn from Bosea sp. Tri-49 and contains these coding sequences:
- the rcdA gene encoding protease adaptor protein RcdA is translated as MTDLTMLRPEAEDGAISFARGFVKSDAFMQLFREGMGLVEATASYLDGDGRAESAALPREVSLTYATESMRLTTRLMQIASWLLVQRAVAEGEMSADQARNEHNKVRIAESMLQPTSAEAERLPQRLRDLVARSVRLQERIRNLDEQMSGTGRPVAANPVRGQLESLQARLGLLR
- a CDS encoding cell division protein ZapA; translation: MPQVNVTISGKAYRMACGEGEEPHLEALAQLYDGKIEEMRQAFGEIGDMRLHVMAALMVADEVSELKKKVETLEGRLQSIEGDAGTADQRAGEVEEKAAAALVAAAERIEGVARSLLPGQTG
- a CDS encoding DUF1013 domain-containing protein gives rise to the protein MSQTPLMPKATAVWLVENTSLTFEQIAEFCKLHPLEVRGIADGEVAAGIKGLDPITSGQLTREELERAAKNPAHQLKLAERKVKVPEIKRTKGPRYTPVSKRQDRPNAILWLLRNHPELKDAQIIRLIGTTKTTIAQIRDRTHWNAQQLQPIDPVSLGLASQIDLDFEVGRAAKDRPAMVVQDTGSTLLPAEVTTAPEPAPASQPFADMSRPKREEEEKIDVDSVFAKLKQLKRPADEDDDGGY
- a CDS encoding DUF4164 family protein; translated protein: MASPGLDHALSRLESALGQLEAAARRRLEVERGRANLETELTLMQDDRARLAVELDGAMARVGQVQGVAEEVDRKLDRAMTALTELIARVEVRPDEEAEQDA
- a CDS encoding DUF1192 domain-containing protein, which codes for MAGFLDDDRPVPKRAHEIGQDLSQLAVAELDERIAILEAEVARLHEAREKKAASRSAADAFFKAKA
- a CDS encoding NAD(P)H-quinone oxidoreductase — translated: MTTQSTATLPAMMTAIGFDAPGGPEVLKAQQRPVPQPGPGQILVHVAVAGVNRPDVLQRMGGYAPPPGASDIPGLEIAGRIVALGEGVSRYEVGDQVCALVAGGGYAQYAVVHEDNALPIPAGLSLEEAGAIPETYFTVWTNVFQRGGLKKGESFMVHGGTSGIGTTAIQLAKAFGATVLATAGSDEKCTACRDLGADHAINYRTEDFVAAAKAATGGRGVNLILDMVGGDYINRNYDAAAESGRIVQIAFLNGPKAEVNFSRLMMKRLTHTGSTLRPRTIAEKAAIARELEEKVWPLLTEGRCKPVIHARFPLEQAAQAHALMESNAHIGKIVLTV
- a CDS encoding MBL fold metallo-hydrolase — protein: MTTDLAFTFLGTGAPPVSLRRAGPAHLVEAGGVKVLIDCGSGVSQRLVAAGHAGAQIDALIVTHEHSDHLVDFYQLVISSWHQGRNRPWRVIAPEPALANMRGQYQAFARERALRIAFEKRPDATGLEVVFEELREGPIAGLGALAIEAFLVDHKPVEPAFGLSLSANGSRIVFSGDTRLTPSLKQAARDCDLLVCEVFIDSQMPVTAGVRSAETVASVQSYHMTPAVVAGLAERAGVKALALTHIVPPGADTAALFAEVRAGGYAGPLIVGEDLMRLELPARLLRWNGAALGF
- a CDS encoding methyl-accepting chemotaxis protein; translation: MSQSLETFRRAFAAPLMTGQWLLVPATCAVAWFAGHPALIAIGLVSTLLAAATMLAWRSDGIGLATRVISTIAINGQVALLVFAAEGTRYQIDLHMAFFAALAVMTAWCCWRSILAATVVVAVHHLVLNFAYPAAVFPDGSEFARVVVHAVILLAEAGALIWIAHRLAAALVQADDAASTALLNQERAETLRHDSEASETERAAIEAHLLEAVAGVVDAAKRGDFSARTIRTDDLGRFSTLVSGIDELTQACESFLDEADRALSALADGDLGTRMSTGFEGRLAAVAGNFNRSAEALAGALSAVASNAVQTRSAAEDILSATLDLSQRGQSQANAIQDTSSVIEEIAATVRQTSDIVQTAARKARATADDAGAGVAVAGRAVEAIDRIDQQARRIVDIVEVMDGLAFQTNLLALNASVEAARAGEGGRGFAVVATEVRRLAQQSADAARDVRALISETKVHVDEGVKLVREAGASLTTISSEVEEVAQAFGEISQATAEQSQGVGAIERALVEIDAATQDNAQAAARTAAAGRGMAEAAEAVAKLAGGFRLGGAQDHARVRRAA